The following coding sequences are from one Biomphalaria glabrata chromosome 8, xgBioGlab47.1, whole genome shotgun sequence window:
- the LOC106053620 gene encoding PAN2-PAN3 deadenylation complex subunit PAN3-like has translation MQQNINSSSSSTFRNGTGTVQSTEGLPRDQMGSNGDQYFSATFNAMGIQDFPPFRVGVPARPRSSMGAPHPISGKQYASTSAMDQMPDDFAALNLAVGPLHNKTIANDFEPKSPGLPHSSSTSSFTSYASIFGQNPSAPTWPFVSSSGSQTSLGSNHTSMYTMQNGPTTPKTSSMGPIFGPPVQSSTATTSNNPSFITPLFVAGSVATAASTSSTNGLVYTSNISPIHSPGISPSGSPLASRRLNSPVTQLRQATIPHKSASSSLVQESVGGTTYFYNAEDFKPQNEGPQLTLPSFCAYPGMPSHIVHLKMKSPVVQYFAPDELKLDILNRHVLTMMQVDPSCATSVELPTELDKYVNLCPLERTGAPKPSLGNLPSTTYKAVCTKDGLYYCLRRIHGFRLANTKVNTIIESWKKLYHPNVVSLKEVFTTKNFNDNSIVFVYDYHPGSETLMSVHFPSPHLNGYNHQHHHHYARGEHGKNASTGRSSFLPESLIWTYIVQLSSALRAIHAANLAARSLDPSRIIVTGKYRIRINCIGILDIITPEASSPVNINVYKQEDMTALGKIILALACNNLMCVQRDNIQTAIEGVQRNYSPDLKNLICYLLQNTNRVRSVNDVMPMIGARFFTQLDTVTLRSDVLEYELAKEIENGRLFRILIKLGSINERPEYTTEPSWAETGDRFMLKLYRDYLFHQVDENGLPWIDVAHVIQSLNKFDAGVPEKVLLVSRDENSMLVVSYSELKRCFQSCFQELVSQHNQASSFS, from the exons GTCTACCAAGAGATCAGATGGGCTCTAATGGCGATCAGTATTTTAGTGCCACATTCAATGCAATGGGAATTCAAGACTTTCCACCATTT AGGGTAGGAGTACCTGCCCGTCCGAGGAGCAGTATGGGGGCACCCCATCCAATTTCAGGTAAGCAGTATGCCTCAACATCTGCGATGGACCAAATGCCAGATGATTTTGCTGCATTGAATCTCGCAGTAGGCCCACTACACAATAAA ACCATAGCCAACGACTTTGAACCAAAGTCACCTGGGCTTCCTCACAGTTCCAGCACATCATCTTTCACTTCCTATGCTTCAATATTTGGCCAAAACCCCAGTGCCCCAACATGGCCTTTTGTTTCCAGCTCTGGCAGCCAGACCAGTTTAGGGAGCAACCACACATCAATGTATACCATGCAGAATGGGCCAACAACACCAAAGACTTCCAGCATGGGGCCAATATTTGGCCCACCTGTGCAGAGCTCCACTGCCACAACATCCAATAATCCAAGTTTTATTACACCACTTTTTGTGGCTGGGTCAGTGGCCACAGCAGCCAGCACAAGCTCAACCAATG GTCTCGTGTACACCTCCAACATCAGTCCTATTCACAGTCCAGGCATCTCACCTTCGGGATCTCCACTGGCTTCTCGACGCCTTAATTCTCCAGTCACCCAACTCAGGCAGGCTACCATTCCCCACAAGTCTGCTTCATCTAGTCTGGTGCAG GAGAGTGTAGGAGGAACCacttatttttataatgctGAGGATTTTAAACCACAAAATGAAGGTCCTCAGCTG accTTGCCGTCCTTCTGTGCCTATCCTGGTATGCCCTCTCACATAGTGCACCTCAAGATGAAGTCACCTGTTGTACAGTACTTTGCACCAGATGAGCTGAAATTG GATATCCTAAATCGACATGTATTAACTATGATGCAAGTTGACCCATCTTGTGCTACATCAG TTGAACTGCCAACTGAGTTAGACAAGTATGTCAACTTGTGTCCACTGGAAAGAACAGGTGCTCCAAAGCCTTCCTTGGGTAACTTACCATCAACCACCTATAAGGCTGTATGCACTAAAGATGGATTGTACTACTGCCTCAGGAGGATACATG GTTTTCGTCTGGCTAATACAAAAGTGAACACCATCATTGAGAGTTGGAAGAAATTGTATCACCCAAATGTTGTGTCACTTAAAGAAGTCTTCACCACCAAAAATTTTAATGATAATT CCATTGTGTTTGTGTATGACTACCACCCAGGGTCAGAAACACTTATGTCTGTGCACTTCCCATCTCCACACCTGAATGGCTACAATCATCAGCATCACCATCATTATGCAAGGGGCGAGCATGGCAAAA ATGCCAGTACTGGACGCAGCAGTTTTCTTCCAGAGAGTCTAATATGGACATACATAGTACAGCTGAGTTCAGCTCTGAGAGCTATCCATGCAGCCAATCTTGCTGCCAGATCTTTAGATCCTTCACGTATTATTGTCACAGGCAAATATAG AATACGGATTAACTGTATTGGTATTTTAGATATCATTACACCAGAAGCTAGTTCACCAGTCAACATCAATGTTTATAAG CAAGAAGACATGACAGCACTAGGAAAGATAATACTAGCCTTGGCCTGTAACAACCTGATGTGTGTTCAAAGAGATAACATCCAGACAGCCATCGAAGGTGTTCAGCGAAACTATTCTCCAGATCTGAAAAATTTGATTTG TTATTTGTTACAGAATACTAACAGAGTTCGCAGTGTGAATGATGTGATGCCTATGATTGGTGCCAGGTTTTTTACACAATTGGATACTGTTACATTACGAAGTGATGTCCTGGAGTATGAGTTGGCAAAG GAAATAGAAAATGGAAGATTGTTTCGAATTTTGATCAAATTAGGATCAATCAATGAAAGGCCAGA GTATACAACTGAACCATCCTGGGCAGAGACTGGAGACAGGTTCATGTTGAAACTGTATCGTGACTATTTGTTTCATCAAGTGGATGAGAATGGTTTGCCTTGGATAGATGTGGCTCATGTTATTCAGAGCCTGAACAAA